CAGCTCGCCGCCGAAGTCGCCCTCCTCAAGGCGCTTCTTGACCGTCATGAGGTAGCGGGCCGCGTCCGCGCCGTCCACCAGTCGGTGGTCGTAGGACAGGGCCAGGTAGCACACCGAGCGGATGGCGATGACCTCGCCGCCGTCGGCATCCTTGATGACGCGCGGCTGGCGCTGGATAGCGCCCAGCCCCAGGATCGCGACCTCCGGCTGGTTGATGATCGGGGTGTCGAACAGGGCACCGCCGCTGCCGGTGTTGGTGATCGTGAAGGTCGAGCCGCTGAGCTCATCGGGGTTGACCTTGTTGTCCCGGGTGCGGGCGGCCAGGTCGTTGATGCGCTTGGCCAGCCCGGGGATGTTGAGGTCGCCGGCGTTCTTGACCACCGGCACGAGCAGGCCGCGCGGCGTGTCCACCGCGATGCCGACGTGCTCGACATCGTGGTAGGTGACGTTCTTGCCCTCGATGGAGGCGTTGATCTTCGGGTGGGCCTTGAGGGCCTCCGTGGCCGCCTGGACGAAGAAGGGCAGGAAGGTGAGCTTGGTGCCGTTCTTGGCCAGGAAGTCGTTCTTCGCGCGGGCCCGCAGCGCGGCCACACGAGTCACATCCACCTCGACGACGGTGGTCAGCTGGGCGGAGGTCTGCAGGGAGTCGATCATGCGATCGGCGATGACCTGACGCAGTCGGCTCATCTTCTCCGTGCGGCCGCGCAGGGTGGTGTCCACCTCGGGCTTGGCCGAGGCCGGCTTGGCCGCGGCGGCAGGCACCGACGCCTCAGCAGCCGGGGCCGGGGCGGCTGCCGCAGCGCGGGCCTCCTCAGCGGCCTTGGCAGCAGCCTCCACGTCCTGCTTGCGGATGCGTCCGCCCACACCCGTACCGGTGACGGTGGACAGGTCCACACCCTTGTCCTTGGCGAGCTTGCGCACGATCGGCGTGACGTAGGAACCCGAGGCTCCAGAGCTCACCGGGGCGGCGGCTGCAGGCGCCTCGGTCGCAGCCGGGGCAGCGGGGGTCGGGGCCTCAGCGGCCGGGGCCGGGGCGGGAGCCGGGGGCTCGGGTGCGGCCTGCGGCGCGGGGGCGGCCGGGGCCGGGGCGGAGCCCGCCTCGGAGGGGTCGCCGATGATGGCCAGGACGGTGCCGACCTCGACGGTCTCGTCCTCGGGGACGCGGATCTCCAGCAGGACGCCGGATGCGGGGGAGGGGACCTCGGTGTCGACCTTGTCGGTGGCGACCTCCAGCAGGGGCTCGTCGGCCTCGACGGTGTCTCCCACGGCCTTGAGCCAGGAGGAGACCGTCCCCTCGGTGACGGACTCACCCAGGGCCGGCATCGTCACCTCAGTGCCCTCGGCCGAGCCGCCGGCCTGCGGGGCGGCGGGGGTCGGGGCCTCAGCGGCCGGGGCCGGGGCGGGAGCCGGGGGCTCGGGTGCGGCCTGCGGCGCGGGGGCGGCCGGGGCCGGGGCGGAGCCCGCCTCGGAGGGGTCGCCGATGATGGCCAGGACGGTGCCGACCTCGACGGTCTCGTCCTCGGGGACGCGGATCTCCAGCAGGACGCCGGATGCGGGGGAGGGGACCTCGGTGTCGACCTTGTCGGTGGCGACCTCCAGCAGGGGCTCGTCGGCCTCGACGGTGTCTCCCACGGCCTTGAGCCAGGAGGAGACCGTCCCCTCGGTGACGGACTCACCCAGAGCGGGCATCTTCACGGACTCTGACATTGCTGTCTTCCTTACTCTCGTCTAGCTGGATCAGCCGTGGTTGTGCAGCGGCTTGCCGGCGAGGGCCATGGCGGCCTCGCCGAGGGTCTCGTTCTGGGTGGGGTGGGCGTGGACCAGGGCGGCGACGTCGTCGGCGTCGGCCTCCCAGGACACCATAAGCTGGCCCTCACCCACCTGCTCGCCCATGCGGGCGCCGATGGCGTGGAAGCCCAGGATCGGGCCGTCCTTGAGGGAGACGAGCTTGACGAAGCCCTGCGTCCCCAGGATCTGGCTCTTGGCGTTGCCGGCCACGTTGAACTCGGCGGAGGTGATGTTCTCCTTGCCGTGGATCTCGGCGGCCTTGGCCTCCGACAGCCCCACCGAGGCGATCTCGGGCTCGCAGAAGGTCACCTTGGGGACCAGGACGTCGTCGACCGGGGTCGGGTCCAGGCCCGCGATCTTCTCCGCCACAACGATGCCCTGGGCGAAGCCGCGGTGGGCGAGCTGGACGCCGGGGACGATGTCACCCACGGCCCACACGCCCGGGACGTTGGTGCGGCCGTACTCGTCGGCCAGGACGAAGCCGCGGTCCATGGCGACCCCGACCTCCTCGTAGCCGAGGTTGGCGGTCGCCGGTCCGCGGCCCACGGCGATGAGGAGGACCTCGGCCTCGTGGGTCTTGCCATCCTGGGTGCGCACGGTCACCCCGCCGTCGTGGCGCTCGACCGACTCGAACATCGTGTTGGTGCGGAAGGTGATCTTGCGCTTGCGGAAGGCGCGCTCGAGCTGCTTGGAGATCGCCTCGTCCTCGTTGGGCACCAGGTGGGGCAGTCCCTCGATGATGGTGACCTGGCTGCCCATGGAGGCCCAGGCCGAGGCGAACTCCACCCCGATGACGCCGCCGCCCAGGATCACTGCCGAGGCGGGGACGTGGTCCATCTCCAGGGCCTCCTCGGAGGTGATGACGCCTCCGGAGATCTCCTGGCCGATGGTCTTGGAGTAGGAGCCGGAGGCAAGGACCACGTTGCGGCCGGTGATGCGACGGCCGTCAACTTCGACGGCGTCGGCGGCCACCAAACGTCCCCACCCCTGGATCAGGTCGATGCCCCGCGAGGACACCAGGCCCTCCAGGCCCTTGTGCATCCGCGAGACGATGCTGTTCTTGTACTTCTGGACGCCAGGCATGTCCACGCCCTCGAAGGCGGCCTTGATACCCACCGTGGCGGCCTCGCGCACGGCATCGGCGGTCTCGGCGGCGTGCAGCAGGGCCTTGGTGGGCACGCAGCCGCGGTGGAGGCAGGTGCCCCCCAGCTTGTCCGCCTCGATCAGGGCGACCTTGAGGCCCAGTTGGGCGCCACGCAGGGCGGCGGCGTAGCCCCCTGATCCCGCGCCCAGAATGACCATGTCGTAGACGGTCTCTGTCACGAACTCACTCCTTGTTGGTTGGTCACGTCGCCCACGGAGGGCGGCTCGGCACGGGGCCATTGTTCCACCTGAAGAGGGAGTGCAGGAGCCACGGGGGTTGCTGTTTAGGGACCAGAGTCCTGAAAACGGGGTGAGACGCATCACCGTTCATGGGTGGTTCCGGCAACGAGCCGTGCCGGGGCGCTCGTATGAGGCCCCGGCACGGCTCGTCGTCAACTCACCTCCGCTGGACGCGGGCTCAGGAAAGGATGCTGACCTCGGCGGACAGCGAACGGAGCAGCTCCACCAGGGTGGAGACCCCCATACCCGTCCCGCCGGTCGGAGTCAGGCCCCAGGGAGAGGAGTCGTTGTAGGCGGGACCGGCGATGTCGAGGTGGGCCCACGGCCGGCGCCCGACGAACTCGCGCAGGAACAGCCCGGCCGAGAGCATCCCGCCGGCACGCGAGCCGACCTTGGTGTTGCGCAGGTCGGCGAAGGGCGAGTCCAGGGTGGCGCGCAGGTGCGCCGGCAGCGGCATCGGCCAGAAGGACTCCCCGGCCCGCTGCGCCGCGGCGACGACCTCCTCGCGAAGGTCCGGTGTCCCCATGACGGCGGCCACGTGGTCGCCCAGGGCCACGATCTGCGCCCCGGTGAGGGTGGCCACGTCCAGGACGGCATCGGGCTCCTCCGTGACGGCCCGTGCCAGGGCGTCGGCCATGACCAGGCGCCCCTCGGCGTCGGTGTTGGTCACCTCCACGGTGGTGCCGTCGAACATCGTGATGACGTCGCTGGGGCGCTGGGCGTCGGCGCCGGGCATGTTCTCGGCCAGCGCCAGCCACGCGGTGACGCGGATGGGAAGCGCCAGGCGCGCGGCCGTGACGATGGCGCCCAGCACGGTGGCGGCCCCCGCCATGTCGGACTTCATCTCCGGCATGGAGGAGGCCGGCTTGAGGGACAGACCGCCGGAGTCGAAGGTGATGCCCTTGCCGATGAGGGCTACGTGCTTGGGGCGGACGGCTGCTCCGTCGCCCTCGGCCTGTGAGCCCGCCTGCCCGCCGGAGGCCTTGGCCGCGTGCTCCGGCGACCACTCCAGACGGACCAGGCGCGCCGGGTGCACCGAGCCCTGAGCCACGCCGAGGATCCCCCCGAAGCCCTGCTCGACCAGCGCGGGGGCGTCCCAGATTTCAACGCGGATGCCGGCCTCCTGCCCGGCTGCGCGGGCCCTCTCGGCGAAGACCTCCGGAGTCAGCCGGTTCGGAGGCTCGTTGACCAGATCCCGGGTCAGTGCCGTGGCCTGGGCCAGCGCCAGGGCTCCCGCCAGCGCCTCCTGCCCCTCGGGGGTGTCGGCCAGGGAGGAGACGATGGAGATGCTCGTGAGCGGCGAGGTCCGCGTCGAGGTCTTCTCCTGCCCGGGGCGGTCCTCATTCTTCGTCGCGTTCCAGGAGTAGGCGCCCAGAGCGGCTCCGTGTGCGACGGCGGCGAGCTGCTCCTCGCAGAGGGCGGGCAGTGCCAGGACGGCGGAGTCGGTCCCGGCCAGTGCTCGGGTGGCGCGTCCGGCGGCTCGACGCAGGAGGCCGGTCTGGTCATAGCCCAGCGCGGCCTCGTCGTCGGCGGTCATGGCGAGAGGGTCGGTGTCGGCCCAGCCCGTTCCGACGCCGACCACGAGGATCGTCGCCGGCCCCCGGTAGCCCTGGGTGGTCACCGCCGAGGAGGGCAGGCGCACCACCGAGTCCTGGGCACCTGAGAAACCCAGAGCCGGTAGCAGAGTCACCAGAGCGTTGACGTCCAGGCCCTCCAGGGCGGTGCTCGAGGGTGGCTCGAGGCCCTCCAGGAGAATCTCGGGGGCCTTGGCCCCGTCCCGGCCCGGCGCTGCGGCCAGGACGAGCACCTCGGCCTCGGTGCTGGAGGCGTCCTCAGGCTCGAGGCCGCAAGCCTCGTCGGATCCGCTGCCCGTGGCACTGCCGGTGTCGCCCTCCCGAGCCTGGGAGGCCTCGGAGTCGGAGTCCTGCTTCAGGTCCTGCCCGGTGACGTCGGTCCCTGCCGAACCGGCCCCGTCCCCGGCTTCGGGAGCCTCGGAGCTCTCGGTTTCCTCAACCGTGTCAACCTCGGCCTGACTGCTGAGGTCGGTATCCTTGCGATCATCCTCCACCGAGGCGCGTGCGTTCAGGGATTTGGTCAACTTAATGGTGCTCACGTTGTGAATAGTAACGTTCTGGCATTGGTTGGAGGTTGAACCGGTGCTGCGCGTGCCGAAGGTCATCACATGGAAAGGTCGTTCCTCATGGACGAGCGCTCATCGGTACGTCCGGTTCAAGACACCCGTCGTCCCGCATACGGGTGGGGGCGGATTCTGGTCGGTGTCTTCGCCGTCTTCGGGGCGATTCTTCTCATCCCCTCTCTGACCACGCTGCTGAGAAGCCCCGACGAGGAGCCCGCGGTGTGGTCCCTCAACCTCCTGGGGGGCGGTCTGTACATCCTGCTGGCCGTCTGCGTGGCCCACAACGGGCGCCGGATGCGCAACATCGGTTGGATGTGCCTGGGGGCACTGGCCACCATGGCGGTGCTCATCGGCATCCTCACCCTGCCCGCCTCCTCTCCTGCCGAGCTCAGCGACTTGGTGTGGGCGCACTGGGGCCGGTCCCGGTGGTACCTGCCTGCGATCCTCCCGGTGGTCGCCGCTGCGTGGATGTGGATGTCTGACCCCCGGCGCATCGTGGCCAACGCCGAGCGCATCACCGAGCTGTCCGACACCCTCACCGAGAGCATCACCGAGAAGGCCCGGGCGGTCCAGGAGGGCCGGACTCACAAGACTCTGCGCAGTGGCCGGGACCGGTGAGGCGCGCCCTGAACGGCTCCTGAGCGCATCGAGCCCCGGTGGGCTCTCACCGGCGTCGGGAACGGCGCGAGCTGCGCTGGCTGATACGGCTGATGCGGCTGATCCTTCCGATTCTGCGCGGAGGAACAGGGCGGGAGTGCCACTTGTCCTGAAGCCGTGAGCCCCAGGAGGTGTAGGCGGCGGCAGCGGCGCGGGCCTGGGCCTGGACCTCGTAGACCCGTTCAACGACGATCCTCTGGGACACCCAGCCCACCAGCTCCTCCGCGCCGGAGCCTTCGGCGCGGGCGACTACTGGAAGCCCTTCCAGGCGCGTATCGGTCAGGGCCTGAAGCACGTCGGTCGCCTCGTCCTCGCAGTGCAGACGGTCACGGACCAGCGACAGGTCCGCCACTGTCGCCGGCCGCGCAGAGGCGTCGTCGGACTGCTCGCTCAGGAGCGCTCCGGCGAGCTGGGCGGCCGTCACGCAGCCAAGCAGCTCGTCTGCTCCGTTCTGTCCGGCAACGACCACGGGCAGGGCTGAGAGACCACGCCGGCTCATCACAAAGGCGGCCTGGTTGAGCGGCGCCGTGGACTGGATCGTGGCGGGTGGGTCCCCCATGAGCCGCCTGGCGCGGGTTCGCCCCAGGAGCGTGGTGGACATCGGATCCTCGACATCCTCTCCGCGACGACGCAGCTCCTCGGTGAACAACGTGCCGCGCGAGAGGAACCTACTGATGAAGGTGGCCAGTACCGTGGCCAGCATGAGGGGCACCAGGAGCGCGTGCTGCCCGGTCATCTCGATGATGAGCAGGACCGCCGTCATCGGGGCGCGAGCCGCACCGGCAAAGACCGCGCCCATGCCGATGACCCCGAAGACCCCGGCGGCAGGCGCGTAACTGGGAGCCACGAGTGTGCCAAAGGCAGCGCCGAGCGTCCCGCCGATGAACAGGGACGGGGCGAACACCCCGCCGACGAAACCCATCCCCAGGGTCAAGGAGGTCGCCAGCATCTTGGCCACACACAGCACCAGCAGCAGCGTCAGGGCGTAGCGTCCCGCCAGCGCCCGGTTGAGAGCGGCTGATGACTCGCCGTACATCTCGGGCAGAACCAGCACGGTTGCGCCGACCGCCAGCCCGCCAATGCCCGGGCGTGCCCAGATCGGTACACCCAACCGCTGCCAGGCGCGGGTCAGGGCGTCGAGGATGACGAAGCGAAGACGCATGAAGCCGATACCGACGCCTCCGCCGACGATGCCCAGCAGCGCGACCCAGCCCAGCTGGGCGTCACCGGACAGGTCCAGGTAGGGCAGTGACAGCGACAGTGTCGTTCCCAGCAGGTGGTGCGACAGGACGGTCGAGGACACGCAGGCCAGGACGATGACGATGAAGGCGTCGGCACTGAAGCCCATGAGGATGACCTCCAGGGCGAAGAAGGCCCCCGCCAGTGGTGCGTTGAAGGCGGAGGCGATGCCGGCGGCCGTTCCGGCGGCTGCCAGATGACGGATCGAGGACCGGCGCAGCCGCAGCCCCCGTCCGATGATGCTTGCCGTCGACGCGCCCAGCTCTGCTATCGGCCCCTCCGGGCCGACTGAGCCCCCGCCACCGATCGTCAGCGCGGCCGACGTCGTCGCGGCCAGAGCCGGCAGGGGCGCCATGGTGCCGTCGCCGTGACGAGTTGACCAGATGACGCCGGCCACCCCGTGACCCGTGGGTGTCCGACCCAGCCGGGACATCAACGGTCCTGTCAGCAGACCGGAGAGCACCGGGGCGACCAGGACGAACCACACCCCCAACGGCGCCAGGAGCCCGACTGAGGGCCCCATCGACAGGGTGTAGTCGTCGGCTCCGCTCAGGAGCTGGGACCAGGCGTCGATCCCCAGCCGGAACAGCACCGCACCCAGCCCCGAAGCGAGTCCTACCACCACCGCCAGGATGTAGAGGCCGAAGCGATGATGGCGGAAGAGGCTGCCTGTGCGCCGTGACAGGGGGGCAGACAGCCTCTCCCAGACGCGATCCATCAGTGCAGGTTCTCCACCTTGACCGTAAAGGTCTCCTCGTCCTGCCCCTCGGCCTCGGAGGAAGCGGCGCCGATCCTCCACACCTGGCGGTAGAAGCTCAGCTCGGCCTCATAACGCCGCCGGATGTTCGCCGCCAGACGGAAGCCGTGGCCCTCACCCTGGAAGACCTCGAGGGCCACTGGGGCGCCGGCCTCCTTGAGGGCCTGGTACATGGCGGTGGCCTGCTCTGCCGGGACGATCGGATCCTCCGAGCCCTGGATGAGCAGCAGCGGGACGTTGATGTCCTCGATGTGGTTGATGGGGCTGCGCTCATCGAGTACCGGGTCGTCGATGTCCTGCGTGCCCATGAGCTGACCGATGTAGTGCGACTCGAACTTGTGGGTGGTGCGCACCAGCCTCTTGAGATCGGTCACGCCGAAGCAGGAGCTGGCCGCGGTGAACACGGAGGAACGGGTGATGGCCGACAGCACCGTGAAGCCCCCGGCCGAACCTCCGCGGATCGCCATACGGCGCGGGTCCACCAGCCCGGCGTCGACCAGGTGCTGGGCCCCGTTGACACAGTCGTCGACGTCGTAGATGCCCCACTTGCCCTCCAGGGCCTTGCGGTAGCCAGTCCCGTAACCCATGGAGCCGCGGTAGTTGACGTCCAAGTAGCCGAAGCCCCGGCTGGTCCAGTACTGGATACGCAGGTCATAGCCGGGGACGGCCGTGGCGGTCGGACCGCCGTGGACGTTGACGATCAGTGGCGCCAGCTCGCCGTCGGGGCCCGTGTGAGAGGCCGAGGTCGGCGGGTAGTAGAAGCCGTGGGCGGTGGCGCCGTCACTGGTGGGCCAGGAGACCGGCTCGGGGAAGGACACTCCGGTGCCCTCGGGCACGAACTCGCCTGAGCCGCGCAGCACCTGCACGGCGCCGTTCTTGACCTCCACGATGCTGGGCATCGACATCTCGTTGGAGGCCAGCATGACGACGCGACCCGCGTTGGAGGCGACGTTGCCGATCGGCTGCCACCCCACGTTCCACTCCTCAAGCTCCCCGTTGGCGAGCTTGATGGTCCCCAGGTGCGAGACCGCGTTACGAGCCCAGGAGGTGATGATGTGCTCGGAGTCAAGGACGTCAAAGGAATGCGGCCCCAGCTGCCAGGCCGGGGTGGTGAAGGTGGCTTCGGCCGGGTGCAGTGGCCGGGTGCGCAGCCTCTCCGACCAGCCGGTGCGGTTGGTGCCGCGCACCGGGAAGCCCTCGGTGCGATAGAGGTTCCAGAAGCCTGAGGCGTTGGAGCCGTGCACCAGCTCGCACTCCTCGGTCCATCGGGGCTCGGAGACCGAGTGCCCGTTGCCGCCGTCCACCAGCGTCTGCTCGCCCAGGGTCCCGTCCGGGCCGAGGTCCCCCACGTGCAGGCTGGCGTTGTCCCACGGCATCCCCGGGTGGTCCCAGGTGATCCAGGCCAGGTGCTCGCCGTCGGGGGACAGTGTCGGGGCGACCACGAAGTCCGTGCCCGACACCAGTGTGCGCACGCGGGAGTCATCGCGGGCGGCCGAGCCGTCCAGGGGAATTGCGACCAGGGTGTTCACGGCCTCGCCGCCGCCTCGGTGGTCCTCGCGGACGGCGTAGACCAGGCCCCGGCCCGTGTCGATCTCCAGGTCGCCGTGTCGCACGTCCCCGTAGATCGTGAGCGGGACCAGGCCTCGCATGCGGTGCGCCACGTCGTACCGGTAGAGGCGCCCGTCCCCGGCGTGCGAGACCACGATGATCCCGCTGTCGACGGCGTAGGCCCGTCCTCCGTACTCGTGCACCCGGGTGCGCACATCGACCAGCTCGTCGGCGGGTGTCAGCGGAAGCACCT
This region of Actinomyces oris genomic DNA includes:
- the lpdA gene encoding dihydrolipoyl dehydrogenase, with the protein product MTETVYDMVILGAGSGGYAAALRGAQLGLKVALIEADKLGGTCLHRGCVPTKALLHAAETADAVREAATVGIKAAFEGVDMPGVQKYKNSIVSRMHKGLEGLVSSRGIDLIQGWGRLVAADAVEVDGRRITGRNVVLASGSYSKTIGQEISGGVITSEEALEMDHVPASAVILGGGVIGVEFASAWASMGSQVTIIEGLPHLVPNEDEAISKQLERAFRKRKITFRTNTMFESVERHDGGVTVRTQDGKTHEAEVLLIAVGRGPATANLGYEEVGVAMDRGFVLADEYGRTNVPGVWAVGDIVPGVQLAHRGFAQGIVVAEKIAGLDPTPVDDVLVPKVTFCEPEIASVGLSEAKAAEIHGKENITSAEFNVAGNAKSQILGTQGFVKLVSLKDGPILGFHAIGARMGEQVGEGQLMVSWEADADDVAALVHAHPTQNETLGEAAMALAGKPLHNHG
- a CDS encoding leucyl aminopeptidase, with protein sequence MTFGTRSTGSTSNQCQNVTIHNVSTIKLTKSLNARASVEDDRKDTDLSSQAEVDTVEETESSEAPEAGDGAGSAGTDVTGQDLKQDSDSEASQAREGDTGSATGSGSDEACGLEPEDASSTEAEVLVLAAAPGRDGAKAPEILLEGLEPPSSTALEGLDVNALVTLLPALGFSGAQDSVVRLPSSAVTTQGYRGPATILVVGVGTGWADTDPLAMTADDEAALGYDQTGLLRRAAGRATRALAGTDSAVLALPALCEEQLAAVAHGAALGAYSWNATKNEDRPGQEKTSTRTSPLTSISIVSSLADTPEGQEALAGALALAQATALTRDLVNEPPNRLTPEVFAERARAAGQEAGIRVEIWDAPALVEQGFGGILGVAQGSVHPARLVRLEWSPEHAAKASGGQAGSQAEGDGAAVRPKHVALIGKGITFDSGGLSLKPASSMPEMKSDMAGAATVLGAIVTAARLALPIRVTAWLALAENMPGADAQRPSDVITMFDGTTVEVTNTDAEGRLVMADALARAVTEEPDAVLDVATLTGAQIVALGDHVAAVMGTPDLREEVVAAAQRAGESFWPMPLPAHLRATLDSPFADLRNTKVGSRAGGMLSAGLFLREFVGRRPWAHLDIAGPAYNDSSPWGLTPTGGTGMGVSTLVELLRSLSAEVSILS
- a CDS encoding alpha/beta hydrolase family protein, which codes for MSTTAPFGTWPSPITPGTITTRTVLLSQVRVDGADTYWVEQRASQAGRNVLLRRNGDGQIGEVLPLTPADELVDVRTRVHEYGGRAYAVDSGIIVVSHAGDGRLYRYDVAHRMRGLVPLTIYGDVRHGDLEIDTGRGLVYAVREDHRGGGEAVNTLVAIPLDGSAARDDSRVRTLVSGTDFVVAPTLSPDGEHLAWITWDHPGMPWDNASLHVGDLGPDGTLGEQTLVDGGNGHSVSEPRWTEECELVHGSNASGFWNLYRTEGFPVRGTNRTGWSERLRTRPLHPAEATFTTPAWQLGPHSFDVLDSEHIITSWARNAVSHLGTIKLANGELEEWNVGWQPIGNVASNAGRVVMLASNEMSMPSIVEVKNGAVQVLRGSGEFVPEGTGVSFPEPVSWPTSDGATAHGFYYPPTSASHTGPDGELAPLIVNVHGGPTATAVPGYDLRIQYWTSRGFGYLDVNYRGSMGYGTGYRKALEGKWGIYDVDDCVNGAQHLVDAGLVDPRRMAIRGGSAGGFTVLSAITRSSVFTAASSCFGVTDLKRLVRTTHKFESHYIGQLMGTQDIDDPVLDERSPINHIEDINVPLLLIQGSEDPIVPAEQATAMYQALKEAGAPVALEVFQGEGHGFRLAANIRRRYEAELSFYRQVWRIGAASSEAEGQDEETFTVKVENLH
- the sucB gene encoding 2-oxoglutarate dehydrogenase, E2 component, dihydrolipoamide succinyltransferase is translated as MSESVKMPALGESVTEGTVSSWLKAVGDTVEADEPLLEVATDKVDTEVPSPASGVLLEIRVPEDETVEVGTVLAIIGDPSEAGSAPAPAAPAPQAAPEPPAPAPAPAAEAPTPAAPQAGGSAEGTEVTMPALGESVTEGTVSSWLKAVGDTVEADEPLLEVATDKVDTEVPSPASGVLLEIRVPEDETVEVGTVLAIIGDPSEAGSAPAPAAPAPQAAPEPPAPAPAPAAEAPTPAAPAATEAPAAAAPVSSGASGSYVTPIVRKLAKDKGVDLSTVTGTGVGGRIRKQDVEAAAKAAEEARAAAAAPAPAAEASVPAAAAKPASAKPEVDTTLRGRTEKMSRLRQVIADRMIDSLQTSAQLTTVVEVDVTRVAALRARAKNDFLAKNGTKLTFLPFFVQAATEALKAHPKINASIEGKNVTYHDVEHVGIAVDTPRGLLVPVVKNAGDLNIPGLAKRINDLAARTRDNKVNPDELSGSTFTITNTGSGGALFDTPIINQPEVAILGLGAIQRQPRVIKDADGGEVIAIRSVCYLALSYDHRLVDGADAARYLMTVKKRLEEGDFGGELGL
- a CDS encoding chloride channel protein, with translation MDRVWERLSAPLSRRTGSLFRHHRFGLYILAVVVGLASGLGAVLFRLGIDAWSQLLSGADDYTLSMGPSVGLLAPLGVWFVLVAPVLSGLLTGPLMSRLGRTPTGHGVAGVIWSTRHGDGTMAPLPALAATTSAALTIGGGGSVGPEGPIAELGASTASIIGRGLRLRRSSIRHLAAAGTAAGIASAFNAPLAGAFFALEVILMGFSADAFIVIVLACVSSTVLSHHLLGTTLSLSLPYLDLSGDAQLGWVALLGIVGGGVGIGFMRLRFVILDALTRAWQRLGVPIWARPGIGGLAVGATVLVLPEMYGESSAALNRALAGRYALTLLLVLCVAKMLATSLTLGMGFVGGVFAPSLFIGGTLGAAFGTLVAPSYAPAAGVFGVIGMGAVFAGAARAPMTAVLLIIEMTGQHALLVPLMLATVLATFISRFLSRGTLFTEELRRRGEDVEDPMSTTLLGRTRARRLMGDPPATIQSTAPLNQAAFVMSRRGLSALPVVVAGQNGADELLGCVTAAQLAGALLSEQSDDASARPATVADLSLVRDRLHCEDEATDVLQALTDTRLEGLPVVARAEGSGAEELVGWVSQRIVVERVYEVQAQARAAAAAYTSWGSRLQDKWHSRPVPPRRIGRISRISRISQRSSRRSRRR